One stretch of Kogia breviceps isolate mKogBre1 chromosome 20, mKogBre1 haplotype 1, whole genome shotgun sequence DNA includes these proteins:
- the DCTD gene encoding deoxycytidylate deaminase, whose translation MSDFPCKKRDDYLEWPEYFMAVAFLSAQRSKDPNSQVGACIVNAENKIVGIGYNGMPNGCSDDLLPWRRTAESILDTKYPYVCHAELNAIMNKNSADVKGCTMYVALFPCNECAKLIIQAGIKEVIFMSDKYHDSNETTAARLMFEMAGVSFRKFTPKCSQIVIDFDSINSRPSQKLQ comes from the exons ATGAGCGACTTTCCCTGTAAAAAACGTGATGACTATTTGGAATGGCCTGAGTATTTCATGGCAGTGGCCTTCTTATCAGCACAGAGGAGCAAAGACCCAAATtcccag GTCGGAGCCTGCATCGTGAATGCAGAAAACAAGATTGTGGGCATTGGGTACAATGGAATGCCAAATGGATGTAGTGATGACCTCTTGCCTTGGAGGAGGACAGCGGAGAGTATACTGGACACCAAATACCCTTACG TGTGCCACGCCGAGCTGAATGCCATTATGAACAAAAACTCAGCAGATGTGAAAGGCTGTACCATGTATGTCGCCTTGTTCCCGTGTAATGAATGCGCTAAGCTCATCATCCAGGCAG GGATAAAAGAAGTTATTTTCATGTCTGATAAATACCACGACAGCAACGAGACAACAGCCGCGAGGCTCATGTTTGAAATGGCCGGGGTTTCCTTCAG GAAATTCACACCAAAGTGCAGCCAGATTGTCATTGACTTTGATTCAATTAACAGCAGACCGAGTCAGAAGCTCCAGTGA